CTCAACTGTAGGAAATTGCTGTTGGGCAACTTCCATTAGGTCTTTTCTTCCTGCTTTGCGATACATATGCCAGGCCGCAACAAATATGGCTCTGTCATTGCTTACCATCTTACCTTTTTTACAGCTTTCAAAGCTAGACAGGTATAAATCTCCAATAAGCTTATAAGCATCTTTCAGCAGAGGATTTAGTTTTGTAGCTTTAAGCGCCTCCTCTCTAGCCTTACTGTATCGCAGCCTTCTCTGAAAATGAATAGCTAATGCCAAATGAGCCTGTGCCTTCGTTAAGGCATCGTCACTTAATTCTATGGCCTGCTGATAATAGCTTTCTGCTTCGTTCTGTTCATCTCGCTGATCTAGCATGGAAGCTATCATTTTAGCCATGGTATAGCCAGGTTTGTGTGCTTGCCATAATTGAGCGGCAGCTAAAAATGCATCAGAATCTTTACAGCTATATGCTAGCCCCAGAGCAATTATCTTCTTAGCTCTATCTAAATCATCTGCGTATTGAGCTAGAAAAGGCTGCCCAAATTTGCTATCAATAATTTCACAACTCAGCTGAACACTGGAAGTTAGCAGCTTGTCTAGTAGGGCTTGTTTTTTAGTTTTCTGATCATCGGATTCTTTTATACGTTGCAATGCAAGACTCAATTGATCGTAGGTTTGAAATACTTCATCATCAGAAATATCAGCGCCAGACTTTTCTGTTAGTCTCAGAATATCCATATATGCTATAATATTAGCACCCAACATTTGTCCGGGGTATTTTTGAAAATAGTCTTTAAACTCCAGATACATATTCGTTAAACTGTCAGCATCGCTTTTGTAAAATTGATAGGATGCTAAAAGCTTACGGTTCAACACATTCGCGCTGTCTTTAAAATAGCTTAGCCGCTTTTCGTAAAGCTTAAGCAATGCTTGCTGATGTTCTTGTGTCTCCTTCTGCTCTTTGATGAGTGTTTTATAAAGCTTCTCTCCATACACATAAAGTGATAGATGTAAGTCAGGTGCTTCTTTAATAAGCCATTCTAATGAAGCTTTAGCATCCAGATACCTGCTTTGCTGCATTGCATCTTTGAGTAATACCCATTCTGTTTTTGCTTTCATCGTATCCTCAGGCCATTGATATGCGGATTGGGCATTGCAAAGAATACTATTAAGAGATATGAGCAGTAGACACGCAAAGTTTTTCATTGTGTTGAGGATTAGTAGATAGCAGAATTAGTTTACCTGAGGGTAAAGAATCAACGAATACAGCTCATCATTAGCAGTAGTAAGAGAATAAAGGTGACGGCACTTCCACACATCCACAGCAAAAATTGCTTGATCACTTTTAGCGATTTTGATTTGATCGTATCCATCGTTTTTAGTTTTAGGTGCAGCATCAACATAAAGTATTGCATTAGTGAGAGAAAAAATATAGCAGGAAAAGCCATTGTAAATTGTTTTACAAAGGATGCAGAGCTTTTACAAAGCCAGTTTGTAGATTTCTGACTATCTTAAGAAGAGCTGATGGCAGAAACAGAAAAGACATATTTCCATTTACTTAAGCAGCAGGTTGTTTGCCAGCTGCGTGAGACCTACCCAGCACTTGCCAATGATGTAAGAGACTGGAAAGGCAAGGAAATACAATATTTTCAGGAAGATCTTATGAGGCGGGCAAATGGAAGAGTAAGTGAAAAATGGTTTTATAACCACTTCAAAACAGAGCAGTTGCGCCTGCCTAGAATTGATATGCTTAACCTGCTTAGCCAATACGTAGGTGCCGAAAACTGGGAAGTTTTTAAGGCTGAGCATAAGATAGAAAGCTCTGAACATAGGAGTCTTCTTTTAAAAAAAGCCTATGTGTTTTGGGTAGGTGTACCTCTTTGCCTGGTACTACTTGCCATGTTTTACTATCAAAACTCTCAGCCCTATTTGTATCAGTTTTGCTTTGTGAATGCCTACAGTCAGCAGCCTATCAATGGTGGACTTAACATTACCGTACTGCAAAACCAACAGTCACCCTACTATTTAGATCCCGATCAGGAAGGCTGTGTACAACTGAGCACTTATGAAGACGAATTACGACTAGTCGTTAAAGGCCCTTATTACCAAACAGACACTATTGTACGCTTAATGGACAGAGGAATGACTACTGAGAAAGTTATTCTTAAAACCAACGATTATGCGTGGATGATACATGTGTTCTCAAAATCTAAAGTAACAGATTGGGAGCAAAGAAGGCTACAATTAGACAGTATGATACTGGATGAAGCACGTATCTACCAAATGTACGAACAGGGGCACATAGGTATGGAGCTTTACAACAAACAGGAATTTATAGACAAATTAACCACACCTATACGTAGCCTGAAGAACATAGAAATTCTGGATATGCTCTATAGCGGTGACAAAATTCGGGAGCTAAGATTTAGACAAAGCAAAGTAAACGAAGATGAATAGCCAGGAGACGATAATCAGACATTTATTATTAATGCTACTGCTTGTACTGGCGAGCTGTGCCACCACACACCGTGAGCAGGTACAGGATGAGCTAGCCAGTGCGGCGGCTGAAGTTCAGATAAGCCAGGAGCTTGCCACCCAGTTTAGTGCATCTCAGTTATCTTCAGAAGAAATTGCTGCCTTTGAAAAGCGAGCTATACAAAAGTTGGAAGATTTTTCTGCCTACCTACAGCTACTGAGTAAACAGGAATTAGATACTGTATTCCGTCAAAAAATTATGCAGCAGGCCCTTGCTTTGTTTGCCCACGATGAGGTGTCTATCTACACCAAAGGTAAACAAATGAACATTAAAACCTTATTGGAAGCCATTGCCTCTGAGGATGGTCATGAATATAATTTTGAAGTCAGAAACATACAGTTTTATCAAAGGCTCTATGCCAGCGAAACGCAAGACTACCAGGGTACGCTTAGCTTTGATCAGGTTTTACCAACTCAAAGTACTCCTGAAAGAAGGAATATTGAGATACTGGTAAAGAAAAAACCCAAACAGTTTGGTAAAGAGAGGGAATGGGTTTGGGAGGTATTATTATCTGATATGGAATAAGAAAAGCCTGCAATTTTACTTAGTAGGCTCTCCTATCATCTATAATTCAGGTTTTACACCAGACTTACATTTACCTCCATATTATCTTTAGTCGCCTTGGTAAGAGGGCAATTTTTGTACGCATTGTCTAGTATGTTCTGCGCTTTATCCTGATCCACATCAGGAATACTAACACTCAGGTCAAGTGCAAAACGTAAGTCACCTTTTTCTACCTGTACAGCCTTAACCTCAGCTGTTACCTGGGTATCTTTCAGTTCCACATTATGTACTTTAGCTATGTGGTATAGCGTACCTTCCAGGCATGCAGCATAGCTAGCCGCAAAAAGTTGCTCAGGGGTAGTACCTTTCTGTTTCTCAGAATTAGTGCCAGTAGGCATATACACATCGGCATCAAGAGCATTATTTTCTGAGCTTACATGTCCGTACAGGCCACCTTTAGAAGTTACTGTGCTAGAATATATAGTTTCCATATTGTTAAAAAATTTCTAATTAAATACTTACTATCACATAAAATGATTTACCCTCTATTTGTTTAGAAATTTCACTATATGCAGTAAGTATTGTAAAAAATTTGTGTGGAGAACTGCGTCTACTCTAAGTAAACTTTCTATAGTAAACCTGAAAAATGCAGCATTTGAGAAGGATATATACTGTAGAGAAAAGAAAAAAGCCTGCAAGTTAAACTTACAGGCTTCTTGTACCTAGGGCCGGAGTCGAACCGGCACGAGTGTTACCTCATTGGTGTTTGAGACCAACGCGTCTACCAATTCCGCCACCTAGGCGTAAGGGTCTGCAAAACTATGGAGCTCTATTTAAATTACAAAGCTTTGGCTGATTTTTTTATCAGTCACGCTTAAAATGAATCTGTACCGGGCTATCGTAGCTCATACCGAGGAGGTCCGATGCACTCCCGTGGTTAATGCTAATTTCCAACAGCCCCAGATGATTAAAGAAAAGTGCACACTCACCGTAGTCTACATCATAATAAGCTTTGTTGACTTTAAAAAAATGCTCCCTGCCAAACACAATTTCATATTCTACATCTTTGCTGAGTACATCAAAGGTATAGCGGTCAATGTTGGTTATCAGGTTTCCGTAGTGATCTACATGAACAACATTTCCTGAAATACCTTTTTTGTTAGCCTTAAGCTGGCGAGGGATTTTTCGGTTCATCTGATGCACTACCTCTCCTATCTCCTCCATATTTTTACCTGATGCCAGGGCTGCCGCTGCCGGAGCCAGGGCATCTTTGGCGGCAAAAGTTGAGGTATGCGCAGAAGGTAAACTTACAATCTGCTGTGGTTCCTGCTCACTTAACAAACTGATAATTCCATTATCTGCACTTACAAAATAGTGGTTATCCATTCGCACAGCAATGTACTCTTCAGCATAAGAGGAGGCTCCTACAGCAATTAAGTGTACAGTATCTTGAGGAAAATCTTTATATACCGAACGTAAAACAAATGAAGCATGTGCAATACTAAAGCTGTCAATCTGATGGCTAATATCAATAATATTTAGAGAAGGATTATCTGCATATAGTTTAGCCTTGACCGCAGCAATGTAATAATCGGTCAGACCAAAATCTGACGTAAATGTGATCAGCGGCATGGAAACGATCTAAAAATTTCTCTAATTTTAAATAGCAAAAGTAAACATTATTCAAGACATTAATCGTTAGTTAGATAAATTATTCAACTAGACTTTAGAGCATTTGGTAGAAAAGATAATTACACTGGAAAACATATCGCTCCTGGACTTTTTAGGAGTAGAAAATAAAAACATCAAACAGGTTTCCAATGCTTTTCCTGAAAGCAAAATTGTTTCGCGGGGGAATGAAATACGCATACAGGGCAGTACGCCCGAAATTATCAAAATTAATGACATACTGAATTCTCTCCTTGCACATTACCATAAATACGGAAAACTGACAGAAGATAATGTACAAACCTTAATCAATAGCGAAAACAAGCCTGACTTTATCGCTGGTGATGATGAGATTTTATTGTACGGTACTCGGGGAGCAGTCATTAAACCTAAAACGACTAACCAGAGATCTTTGGTTGAAGCTGCCGCTCAAAATGACCTGGTATTTGCTATAGGACCCGCTGGTACCGGAAAAACCTATATCTCAGTAGCGCTGGCTGTTAAAGCATTAAAAAATAAGCGTGTCAAGAAAATTATTATCACCAGACCGGCAGTAGAGGCTGGAGAAAATCTTGGTTTTTTGCCTGGTGATTTAAAAGAAAAGATTGACCCTTACCTCCGCCCTATCTACGATGCACTTTTTGACATGGTACCCAGCGAAAAACTAAAATTTTATGAGGAAAACAAGGTTATTGAAATAGCTCCTCTGGCTTATATGAGAGGTCGTACCCTGCAGAATGCTTTTATCTTACTGGATGAGGCGCAGAATACTACCCCTATGCAGATTAAGATGTTTCTTACTCGTATGGGTCCTAATTCTAAAGTAATAGTTACGGGTGACCGTTCACAGATAGATTTACCAAAAAATCATAAATCTGGCTTGATTGAAACCCTAAACGTGCTCAAAGACGTGAAAGGTATAGGCTTTGTAGAGCTTAGTGGCGAAGATGTAGTGAGGCATAAGCTGGTCAAAGATATTATTGAAGCATACGATCGTGCTGAAAATGATATCAGTAAATAGATTTTTACATAAACTACAAGAAACAATTGATAGAAGTCAGAAAAGTAGCAAACCAGACAGAACTGGAACAAATATTTAAAATAAGGGAAGAAGTTTTTGTGAAAGAGCAGGAAGTAGCTCCTGAAGATGAGTATGACGAATTTGAAGAAACCTCCACTCATTTTTTAGCAACTGTAGATGGAGTAGCCTGTGGTACGGCACGCTGGAGGCAAACCGAGAAAGGTATTAAGCTGGAAAGATTTGCTGTACTAAAAAACTATCGTAATTCAGGTGTAGGCCAGGAGATTTTGCGTGTGTTACTGGCTGATATTGAGGAAGATCCTAACGTTAGTGAACAAAAAAAATACATGCACGCGCAAACGATCGCAATTCCGTTTTATAAAAAATTTGGTTTTGAGACCATAGGCGATGAGTTTACCGAATGCGGAATAAAACATTATCTCATGGAAAAATAAAAAGGGCTTATAAAAAGCCCTTTTTTTACGTTACATCAGTTACTTAATGTTACTCCTTCATTGAAATAGTAGGGATACCCTCAACTACTCCCAGTTCTTTAGCTGCCAGAAAGCGTTCAGCATCCAGTGCTGCCATACAGCCGGTACCTGCTGCGGTAATAGCCTGACGGTACACATGGTCCTGGGCATCGCCAGAAGCAAATACACCTTCTACGTTAGTACGAGAGGTACCCGGAATAGTCTTTATATAGCCACTATCTTCCATGTCTATATAGTCTTTAAAAATCGCCGTGTTAGGCTGATGCCCAATGGCTACGAAGAAGCCCTGTATAGCTATGTCTTTCTTCTCACCAGTCTGGTTATTTACCACGCGCATACCTTCTACTTCCTCTTTTCCGAGAATCTCTTCAGTTTCTGTATTCCAAAGAATTTCTATATTGTCAGCACTTTCTACTCTTTTTTGCATAATAGCAGAAGCACGCATTTCGTCTCTACGAACTAATAGGTATACTTTTTTACAAAGTTTAGACAGATAGCTGGCTTCTTCTGCTGCCGTATCTCCTCCTCCAACTACAGCAACCTCCTGGCCACGGAAGAAGAATCCATCACATACCGCACAGGCAGACACTCCCTTACCGTTTAGTTTTTCTTCAGACTCTAAACCTAACCACTTAGCAGAAGCCCCGGTAGCGATAATCACTGCGTTTGCTTCAACTTCGTGTTGTTCGTCAATTATTACTTTATGAGGATATGATGAAAAGTCTACAGAAGTAGCCAATCCATTACGTATGTCAGTACCAAACCTCTTAGCCTGCTGCTCAAAATCCAACATCATCTGGGGGCCCATAATACCTTCAGGGTAGCCAGGATAGTTTTCTACATCGGTGGTAATGGTCAACTGACCTCCAGGCTGATTACCATGATACAACACGGGATTTAGATTAGCTCTTGAAGCGTAAATAGCTGCTGTATATCCGGCAGGGCCTGACCCTAATATTAATACATTGACTTTTTCTTTAGTCATTTGTCGTTAATTTGAATATATGAAAATATTGATATTTGTTTATAAATACGATTGCCTATAAACAAAGTTATCGCTTTCCTTTAAAACAGAAAAGGCCTCTGTGTAGAGACCTTTTTTTATCAATCAAATGATATCTTTTTAGCCAAGATAAGGCTTTAGTGCTTTACTACGGGAAGTATGACGTAAACGACGAATCGCTTTTTCTTTAATTTGTCTCACACGTTCACGAGTTAGGTTAAATCTTTCACCGATTTCTTCCAATGTCATGGCATGCTCACCATTAAGGCCAAAATAAAGTGTAATTACGTCAGCCTCGCGTTGGGTTAGGGTTGATAGTGCTCGCTGAACTTCTCTTCTTAGAGAGTCATTCATCAAAGAAGAGTCAGGCGTATCTTCAGTATCGTTTTCCAGTACATCTAGCAGGCTGTTTTCTTCTCCCTGCACAAAAGGAGCATCCATTGATACGTGACGTCCTGAAATTTTCATGGTATCTACTACCTCATTGGTAGTTACCTCCAGTACGTCGGCCAGTTCATCAGGAGAAGGCTCACGCTCATACTTCTGCTCCAGTTCAGAAAACGTTTTTGATATTTTATTAAGAGAGCCCACTCGGTTTAGTGGTAGTCTCACTATTCTTGACTGCTCTGCCAGTGCCTGTAGGATAGACTGTCGTATCCACCATACCGCATAGGAGATAAATTTAAACCCACGAGTTTCATCAAATCTTTGTGCTGCTTTGATTAGGCCCAGATTACCCTCATTGATAAGGTCGCCTAAGGTCAACCCTTGATTTTGATATTGTTTGGCAACTGACACTACGAATCTAAGGTTTGCCTTAGTCAGCTTCTCCAGCGCCAGCTGATCTCCTGATCTTATTCTTTTAGCCAGATCTACTTCCTCATCGGGAGTCAGCAGATCCACTTTTCCTATCTCCTGCAGGTATTTGTCCAGCGACTGACTTTCCCTATTAGTAATCTGTTTACTAATCTTTAGTTGTCTCATTCACTTAAGATTTGATTGATTTTGTGATGTACATGCATGCAACAAGCATAGATGATTCGTTAGTTCCTTTAAGGACGTAGGATATCAAACTAATATGCTAAATCCCGGAAACATTTGATTTTGTACAAAATCTATGCTATTACTTTTTCTCTGGTTTGGGAAGAAGTACCTTTCTTGATAAACGATACTTTCCTGTTTTCTTATCTACGTCTACTAACTTAACTCTTACCTGCTCTCCTACTTCCATTACTCCATCCATATTCTCCAGACGTTCCCATTTTATTTCAGAGATATGCAGCAAGCCGTCTTTTCCTGGCATAAACTCCACAAAAGCACCAAAAGGCATGATAGATTTAACCGTACCTTCGTAAATCTCACCTACAGTAGGTACTGCTACAATCGCTTTCACTCGTGATAAGGCTCTATTCATATCTTCTTCGTCAGAAGCAAAGATATTAACATGTCCTTTATCATCTATTTCTTCTATAACAATAGTAGTGTTAGTTTCTTTCTGAATCTCCTGTACTACTTTTCCACCAGGACCGATAAGAGCCCCAATCATATCACGCTCAATTTTGATAGATACTGAGCGAGGAGCGTTTGCTTTAAGATTTTCGTTAGGTTGAGAAATGGTTTTGTTCATTTCTTCCAGAATATGCATACGCCCACGGTTAGCTTGCTCTAAGGCCTCTTCCAGCACTTCAAAAGACAAACCATCAATTTTGATATCCATCTGGCAGGCAGTAATTCCTTTAGAAGTACCCGCTACTTTAAAGTCCATATCTCCCAGGTGGTCTTCATCCCCTAAAATATCAGAAAGAACCGCATATTTACCTGACTCAGGGTCTGTGATAAGTCCCATGGCAATACCAGAAACTGAGGCAGAAACAGGAATACCAGCATCCATCAGCGCAAGAGAACCTGCACATACAGTTGCCATAGAAGAAGAACCATTAGATTCTAGAATATCTGATACAACTCGTATGGTGTAAGGATTATCCTCATCTTTAGGTAAAACTTTCTTAAGAGCTCTGAAAGCAAGGTTACCATGGCCGATTTCACGGCGACCTGGTCCACGGTTTGGTCTTACCTCTCCGGTAGAGAAAGCAGGGAAGTTGTAGTGAAGGATAAATTTACTGCTTCCGGTGATCATAGCTCCATCTATCATCTGTTCATCCAGTTTAGTACCCAGCGTAACTGTAGTTAGCGACTGAGTTTCACCTCTGGTGAAGATGGCAGAGCCATGTGCTGTAGGCAAATAACCCACTTCTGATGAGATAGGCCGAACTTCATCTAACTGGCGTCCATCCAGTCTTTTCTTTTCGTCAAGCACCAGATTACGCGCTGCTTTTTTCTGAACTTCTCCGAAATATCGGCTTACCAGATCCAGATTAATTTCGTGTTCCTCAGGAAGGCTTTCAGTGTAGCTTTCTTTAATGGCGTTGAACTTCTCTCTACGCTCTTCTTTGCTAGCTATTCCTTCTGCATATACACTGTAGAATTGCTCGTAATATTTATCAAAGATTTCTTTTTTCAGCTCTTCATCATGAACCTCGTGCTCATACACACGCTTGTTAGGGTTCAGTTGGTCGGAAAGCTCCTGCTGAGCCTGACATTGAATTTTGATAGCTTCATGAGCTACTTTGATCGCCTCAAGCATTTCCTTCTCACTCACTTCATCCATTTCTCCCTCTACCATGATGATATTCTTGCTAGAACCGGCCACAATTAGGTCTAGCTCAGCTTCAGCTATTTGATCAACCTCAGGGTTTACAATATATGCTCCTTTATGCTGGATTACCCTTACTTCAGAAATGGGTTCAGCAAAAGGTATGTCGGATACCGCAATAGCCGCAGAAGCAGCGAAGGCGGCAAGCGCATCAGGCATTACTTTTTTATCAGCAGAGATAAGGCTAATGTTTACCTGCACCTCAGCATGGAAGTCACTAGGAAAAATAGGACGTAAAGCTCTGTCTACAAGGCGGCTTACCAGAATTTCGTGCTCTGAAAGTCTACCTTCGCGCTTTACAAATCCGCCGGGAATTCTACCCGCGGCGGCAAATTTTTCCTGATAATCAACAGACAAAGGAAGAAAATCTACTCCTTCACGAGCTTCTTTGTTAGCTACGACGGTAGCAAGCAGCATGGTATCGCCCATGCGAACTACTACGGCACCATCTGCCTGTCTTGCTAACTTGCCGGTTTCTATTGTAATAACCTTGCCGTCAGCGAGTGTAACTTCTTTCGTAATTGCGTTAGGATGCATATCTAAGATCTAATATTTCTAAAAGTAATTCCATCTAGTGAAGATGATAACTATTGTCGGGTGAAATAGTTGAGACTGATTGGTCAAACAGTACTCTAATCCACATAAGATAAGAAAAAAGGGAACGAATTGGAATGCAGAAGGGGAATCTACGTGGATTCCCCATGGTGTTATTTTCTTAAGTTCAAGTCCGCTAAAGTTGCTCTGTAGCGCTCAATGTCATTGTTCTGAAGATATTCTAATAATCTTCTTCTCTTACCTACTAACTTTAACAAGCCTAGACGAGAAGAGTGGTCTTTCTTGTTTGTTTTGAGGTGCTCCGTTAAGTGATTGATTCTGTGAGTAAAAAGAGCTATCTGAGACTCAGCAGAGCCGGTATCAGTCTTAGACTTAGCAATACCATGCTTTTCAAATATCTCTTGCTTTTTCTCGTTGGTTAAATACATGTTTATAATAGAGTATAGTTATTCAAAATTTGCACAAAGGTAGAGACTATAATGGATTTTTTCAAAATAGCCTGTAATTTAATGGAATTTTTTTTCTTACCCACAAACTCTCTTTTCATCGTATAAGTTCATGGCGAGCAAAATTACTTAAAAACGTCTTTTAAAGCTCAAACCGCGAATTTCCTTTTTAACAGACGCAACCTGTTCCCCAACTTATCCAGCCATATCTTATAAAAATCAGGTTCCAGTATTCTGGTATCTAAGCGTGCCTGTAGCATAAACAGTATACCAAAAGGCAACAATACCATATTAGGGAACCATACAGCAATCTCAGCATCCATCAAAAGGTCATCCGCCCATTTTCTACTCATTTCTGTCAGGACATAAAAAGCGATAAAAAAACAGATAGAAATAAGGACAGGAAACCCTAAGCCTCCCCTTTTAATAATAGCCCCTAAAGGTGCTCCAATCAGAAACATAATAATACAGGAAATTGCCTGAGCGATCTTCTTTCTGCTTTCGTACAGGTCTTTGTTTATATCCCGCTGAAGTTTTTGAATTTTAGAAGCATTAATCTGTAATGTATTATTAATGGTTTTGCTCTGGTTTAACGCTTTAGCGACTACGGAACTGTACTCAGTCTCAGAAAAAGAAGTATCCACCTTCTGAATCAGACTAGAGTCAACCTCTGCGGGTATATATTTTTCTTTGCTGTTCTGAGAGCTGCGCATTCTCTTCTGCCTTTGCTGCTGCTTTACCTGAGACACCAACCTGCTACGGGCAGAAGCTGTAACTGATGAGTTTTCACTCTGCTGACGTTCAATTGTCATTCTTAAACTATCATCAGTTATAGTATCGGTATCATAGATGGTTAAGCTGGTATCGCTAAGAGCAATCTCAAAAGCTTTACGCTCTATTTCTTGGGGCATGAGGGTATCGTAGCGAAGATGGTAGCTGTAAAAAGACGGAGAACTGGTAAAGGCCTGGTATTCTATAGCTAGCTTTTCATTGTTAAGAGAGTCTATAGCTTCTTCCAATTCGTTCATGGTCTTCATCCGACGGTGTTGGGCAAAGTACTCTTCTTTAGTTCTTTGGAGGTCAAAAGAGGCCAGACTAAACACCATAGTAGTTTCATCAAAACTATTACGGGTAAAGCGAGTATCGCCCCGTGCATTGCCACGTGTGCCCGGCATGTTTTCCTCAGAGTAGCGGTTACCATTGAACAGTTCCAGTTTAAGAAAGCGGTCATTATCTACCGTATACATCTTACCCGAATCCGCAATGATCACATTTTTGTTGCCCAGGCCATTACGATGATCATAGATAATTATCTCCTTCAGAGTTTCCCCATCAGGGTACTTCTTATTTACTTTAATTTCATACTGCGGTATCCCTCCGTAAAAAACGCCCTCACGTATATCCAGCGCTGGTTTTTTCTGCTTAATATCATAAAGTAGGCTATATGCTTTCAGGTTAGCTTTAGGCACTACATAATTGTTAGATAAAAAGGCTAGAAAAGAAATAAAGAGAACAAAAAAGAAAAGAGGCTTTACCGTACGGGTAAGAGAGATACCAGCACCTTTTATGGCAGTAAGCTCAAAATGCTCTCCTAAATTACCAAAGGTCATCAGGGAAGATAGTAAGACCGCCAGAGGCAATGCTACCGGTGTCATGTTAATGCTGAAGTACATGATAAGCTCAGCAAACACATCCATACCCAGGTCTTTTCCTACAAAATCGTCAAAGTACTTGAGCATGTACTGCGTAAGCAGTATAAACACCACCACTACAAAAGTAAGCAGAAATGGCCCTACAAAAGACGATATGATAAATTTATCAAGCTTTTTCATTCTAATCCCTAACGCAATAAGGACTGCAAATATTCATTTATTAGAAGATTTGGCAAAAAAAGATTGAAGATTTGTTCTTATAAAGACTAGCCGCCTACAATTTCTTTAAGGCTATCGGTCAGGTGTTGCCAGATTTCATGCAACTCATCGCTATCTTCAGAAGTGGCAGTATCGGTAATTCTCATGAAGACAGTACCGGTAAGTTCATTAGTATCAAGATCAATTTCTATGTAAGGCGGTAGTTCTAGGGGTGGCTCACCATTTGTTTCTATTCCATCCTCCAGAAACTCAAACTTAATGTACTTATTTTGTCTTTGGCTGGCAATTCGAGCTTTATGCTGTTCTTCATCCCAAAAGAAGACAAGCACTTTATCGTCGTTTACTATTACATCATCAGCAAACCATTGGGCTAAGCCACCGGGTGTGTTAAGGTAGGGGTAAAGCATTTTTTGTGATGCTTTAAATTCAAACTCAGCCGTATATTGCTTATCTTCCATATAGCGTATGGTTTTGGCTTACCTTGTGTAAACCGCCTTTCTG
This window of the Porifericola rhodea genome carries:
- a CDS encoding Ohr family peroxiredoxin — encoded protein: METIYSSTVTSKGGLYGHVSSENNALDADVYMPTGTNSEKQKGTTPEQLFAASYAACLEGTLYHIAKVHNVELKDTQVTAEVKAVQVEKGDLRFALDLSVSIPDVDQDKAQNILDNAYKNCPLTKATKDNMEVNVSLV
- a CDS encoding SAM hydrolase/SAM-dependent halogenase family protein, with the protein product MPLITFTSDFGLTDYYIAAVKAKLYADNPSLNIIDISHQIDSFSIAHASFVLRSVYKDFPQDTVHLIAVGASSYAEEYIAVRMDNHYFVSADNGIISLLSEQEPQQIVSLPSAHTSTFAAKDALAPAAAALASGKNMEEIGEVVHQMNRKIPRQLKANKKGISGNVVHVDHYGNLITNIDRYTFDVLSKDVEYEIVFGREHFFKVNKAYYDVDYGECALFFNHLGLLEISINHGSASDLLGMSYDSPVQIHFKRD
- a CDS encoding PhoH family protein; this encodes MVEKIITLENISLLDFLGVENKNIKQVSNAFPESKIVSRGNEIRIQGSTPEIIKINDILNSLLAHYHKYGKLTEDNVQTLINSENKPDFIAGDDEILLYGTRGAVIKPKTTNQRSLVEAAAQNDLVFAIGPAGTGKTYISVALAVKALKNKRVKKIIITRPAVEAGENLGFLPGDLKEKIDPYLRPIYDALFDMVPSEKLKFYEENKVIEIAPLAYMRGRTLQNAFILLDEAQNTTPMQIKMFLTRMGPNSKVIVTGDRSQIDLPKNHKSGLIETLNVLKDVKGIGFVELSGEDVVRHKLVKDIIEAYDRAENDISK
- a CDS encoding GNAT family N-acetyltransferase; the protein is MIEVRKVANQTELEQIFKIREEVFVKEQEVAPEDEYDEFEETSTHFLATVDGVACGTARWRQTEKGIKLERFAVLKNYRNSGVGQEILRVLLADIEEDPNVSEQKKYMHAQTIAIPFYKKFGFETIGDEFTECGIKHYLMEK
- the trxB gene encoding thioredoxin-disulfide reductase, whose amino-acid sequence is MTKEKVNVLILGSGPAGYTAAIYASRANLNPVLYHGNQPGGQLTITTDVENYPGYPEGIMGPQMMLDFEQQAKRFGTDIRNGLATSVDFSSYPHKVIIDEQHEVEANAVIIATGASAKWLGLESEEKLNGKGVSACAVCDGFFFRGQEVAVVGGGDTAAEEASYLSKLCKKVYLLVRRDEMRASAIMQKRVESADNIEILWNTETEEILGKEEVEGMRVVNNQTGEKKDIAIQGFFVAIGHQPNTAIFKDYIDMEDSGYIKTIPGTSRTNVEGVFASGDAQDHVYRQAITAAGTGCMAALDAERFLAAKELGVVEGIPTISMKE
- a CDS encoding sigma-70 family RNA polymerase sigma factor, with the protein product MRQLKISKQITNRESQSLDKYLQEIGKVDLLTPDEEVDLAKRIRSGDQLALEKLTKANLRFVVSVAKQYQNQGLTLGDLINEGNLGLIKAAQRFDETRGFKFISYAVWWIRQSILQALAEQSRIVRLPLNRVGSLNKISKTFSELEQKYEREPSPDELADVLEVTTNEVVDTMKISGRHVSMDAPFVQGEENSLLDVLENDTEDTPDSSLMNDSLRREVQRALSTLTQREADVITLYFGLNGEHAMTLEEIGERFNLTRERVRQIKEKAIRRLRHTSRSKALKPYLG
- the pnp gene encoding polyribonucleotide nucleotidyltransferase; its protein translation is MHPNAITKEVTLADGKVITIETGKLARQADGAVVVRMGDTMLLATVVANKEAREGVDFLPLSVDYQEKFAAAGRIPGGFVKREGRLSEHEILVSRLVDRALRPIFPSDFHAEVQVNISLISADKKVMPDALAAFAASAAIAVSDIPFAEPISEVRVIQHKGAYIVNPEVDQIAEAELDLIVAGSSKNIIMVEGEMDEVSEKEMLEAIKVAHEAIKIQCQAQQELSDQLNPNKRVYEHEVHDEELKKEIFDKYYEQFYSVYAEGIASKEERREKFNAIKESYTESLPEEHEINLDLVSRYFGEVQKKAARNLVLDEKKRLDGRQLDEVRPISSEVGYLPTAHGSAIFTRGETQSLTTVTLGTKLDEQMIDGAMITGSSKFILHYNFPAFSTGEVRPNRGPGRREIGHGNLAFRALKKVLPKDEDNPYTIRVVSDILESNGSSSMATVCAGSLALMDAGIPVSASVSGIAMGLITDPESGKYAVLSDILGDEDHLGDMDFKVAGTSKGITACQMDIKIDGLSFEVLEEALEQANRGRMHILEEMNKTISQPNENLKANAPRSVSIKIERDMIGALIGPGGKVVQEIQKETNTTIVIEEIDDKGHVNIFASDEEDMNRALSRVKAIVAVPTVGEIYEGTVKSIMPFGAFVEFMPGKDGLLHISEIKWERLENMDGVMEVGEQVRVKLVDVDKKTGKYRLSRKVLLPKPEKK
- the rpsO gene encoding 30S ribosomal protein S15, whose amino-acid sequence is MYLTNEKKQEIFEKHGIAKSKTDTGSAESQIALFTHRINHLTEHLKTNKKDHSSRLGLLKLVGKRRRLLEYLQNNDIERYRATLADLNLRK